The Nostoc sp. 'Lobaria pulmonaria (5183) cyanobiont' DNA window TTGAGAACAGAGTTAAAACAGTCAGGAAAAAGCGTAACTATATCAAAGCGCACAGTTATTCGTATTCGAGGATACTAATCTTAAATTTGAATGTCTAGCAAACACCAGCAAGCCAAGGTCGGGTTAAACTCCAGTTAAACTTTTATCAATAGTATCTAAAACTACCAGACCTCCTGGATTTTAGATAGGATCAAAAGTTTTTCTAATTACTTAATTTATGTTTAAATGTTGTCACAACTACATTTAAATTAATAATCATATCAAGTTAACAACTTCCAGGATGCATCGAGCCAGCCTCAGAAAAAAGCGTAGTCTTAACTGCTCGTCCCCAACTCTAAAAGGGGAATCTAGCTACCTAAAGACTATTTTGCCCTGCTGCAAGTGGACAGGTGAAAAACAAGGCGCTGGCGAGAGAGGAATGGGAACAAACACGTTTAGACTGAGGCAACGCGAGCGTTAAGCAAGAATTTGGAGAGTTGCTTTCCCTAGTTCCAAACTTCCAAAAAGTGTCCTCTTAAAAGTTGCAAAGCGCAAAAATTATCAGGCAACTGAACCTTGTTAAATTCACCTGAAGTTGTTGACAGGAGAACCAAAATGCCGCAATTACAAGCTAAATCGCTAGAAATGAGGACACCCCAAGCAACTAAAACCGCCGTTCTGGTTATCGGAGGTGCAGAAGATAAAGTTCATGGGCGCGAAATCCTACGAACTTTTTTTGGACGTGCCGGTGCTAGTAAGGCTTATATTACAATTATTCCATCTGCCTCTCGCGAACCTGCCATCATCGGTGGTCGGTATATTCGCATTTTTGAAGAAATGGGTGCCCAGAAGGTAGAGATTTTAGACATCCGCGAACGAGAACAGTGTGAAGCCTCCCAGATCAAAGCATCCTTAGAAGCCTGTAGTGGGGTATTTTTGACAGGAGGAGACCAACTGCGTCTTTGTGGGGTATTGGCAGATACGCCAGCAATGGAAATTATTCGCCAGCGGGTGAGGGCGGGGCAACTTACGTTAGCAGGCACTAGTGCAGGAGCGGCGGTGATGGGGCATCACATGATTGCTGGCGGCGGTAGTGGAGAGGCGCCCAATCGTTCCCTAGTCGATATGGCAACGGGTTTGGGATTTATTCCGGAAGTAATCGTTGACCAACACTTTCACAACCGTAATCGCATGGGGCGACTGATTAGTGCGATCGCAGCTCATCCCGATCGCTTAGGTATTGGCATTGACGAAGATACTTGTGCAGTGTTTGAACGTGATGGTTGGCTACAAGTTATGGGTAAAGGTAGTGTCACCATTGTTGATCCCACCGAGCTGACCCATACCAACGAACCCCATGTCGGTGCTAATGAACCGTTAACCGTGCATAATTTACGTCTCCATATCCTCAGCTACGGCGATCGCTTCCACTTGTACCAGCGGACTGTATTACCTGCTGTACACCGAATCTCCAGCTGACGGGATAGAGTATCTGAGGTTACACTGAGTTGACCGCACGTTTATTATTTCTTACCGTAGAAAAATGATAAGAATACCATGTAAAAAGAAAAAACTGTTTTTAACGAACAGTTTAGCGGTCAATTCCAGTAAGAAACTAGAATTTTGGTTCCGAATCTCCATCTACCTATTCCCATGAGAATTCTCAAGATCCAGACATTACGCGGCCCAAACTATTGGAGCATTCGACGCCACAAACTGATCGTCATGCGCCTCGATTTAGAAAACCTTGGCGAGACGCCCTCGAATGAAATCCCTGGCTTTTATGAAGGATTAGTTGAGGCGCTGCCAAGTCTGGAGGGCCACTATTGTTCGCCTGGCTGTCGTGGTGGTTTTCTGATGCGAGTCAAAGAAGGCACTATGATCGGCCACATAGTGGAACACGTAGCTTTAGAACTCCAAGAATTAGCTGGGATGCATGTCGGCTTTGGTCGCACCCGCGAAACTGCCACACCCGGAATTTACCAAGTAGTGATCGAGTACCTGAATGAGGAAGCGGGACGCTACGCTGGACGAGCCGCAGTACGGCTGTGCCAGAGTATCGTTGATCGAGGCCGTTATCCTAAGGCAGAACTAGAGCAAGATATCCAAGACCTGAAAGACTTTTCCCGTGATGCTTCCTTAGGCCCTTCCACAGAAGCGATCGTCAAAGAAGCAGAAAAAAGAGGTATTCCCTGGATGTCTCTGGAAGCCCGCTTTTTAATTCAGCTAGGCTATGGCGTGAATCAGAAGCGAATGCAGGCGACAATGACGGACAACACTAGCATTCTGGGCGTAGAACTAGCTTGCGATAAAGAAGCCACTAAACGCATCCTCGCTGCTGCTGGTGCGCCAGTACCCAGAGGTACAGTAATCAACTTCTTAGACGATTTGGAACAAGCCATTGAATTCGTTGGCGGTTATCCTATCGTCACCAAGCCAGTGGATGGCAATCATGGACGCGGGATCACCATTGATATTAGAACTTGGGAAGAAGCTGAAGCCGGATACGAAGCTGCCAGACAAGTTTCCCGGTCAATTATTGTCGAACGGTATTATGTTGGACGCGACCACAGGGTACTGGTGGTAAATGGCAAAGTAGTAGCAGTAGCTGAACGTGTCCCGGCTCATGTCATCGGCAACGGCAGATCCACCATCTCCGAACTAATTGAAGAAACCAACCTTGACCCAAATCGCGGTGAAGGACATGATAACGTCCTGACCAAGATTGAACTAGACCGCACCAGCTACCAACTCCTAGAAAGGCAAGGCTACACGCTCAACAGTGTGCCACCAAAAGGAACCCTTTGTTATCTCAGAGCAACAGCCAACTTGAGTACAGGTGGTAGTGCCGTAGACCGTACCGATGAAATTCACCCAGAAAATCTTTGGTTGGCACAACGAGTAGTCAAGATTATCGGTTTGGATATCGCCGGACTCGATATCGTCACCTCGGATATTAGCCGTCCTCTGCGGGAAGTGGATGGCGTGATTGTCGAAGTTAACGCCGCTCCCGGTTTTCGGATGCACGTTGCCCCAAGCGTAGGTATTCCCC harbors:
- a CDS encoding cyanophycinase, translating into MPQLQAKSLEMRTPQATKTAVLVIGGAEDKVHGREILRTFFGRAGASKAYITIIPSASREPAIIGGRYIRIFEEMGAQKVEILDIREREQCEASQIKASLEACSGVFLTGGDQLRLCGVLADTPAMEIIRQRVRAGQLTLAGTSAGAAVMGHHMIAGGGSGEAPNRSLVDMATGLGFIPEVIVDQHFHNRNRMGRLISAIAAHPDRLGIGIDEDTCAVFERDGWLQVMGKGSVTIVDPTELTHTNEPHVGANEPLTVHNLRLHILSYGDRFHLYQRTVLPAVHRISS
- the cphA gene encoding cyanophycin synthetase, encoding MRILKIQTLRGPNYWSIRRHKLIVMRLDLENLGETPSNEIPGFYEGLVEALPSLEGHYCSPGCRGGFLMRVKEGTMIGHIVEHVALELQELAGMHVGFGRTRETATPGIYQVVIEYLNEEAGRYAGRAAVRLCQSIVDRGRYPKAELEQDIQDLKDFSRDASLGPSTEAIVKEAEKRGIPWMSLEARFLIQLGYGVNQKRMQATMTDNTSILGVELACDKEATKRILAAAGAPVPRGTVINFLDDLEQAIEFVGGYPIVTKPVDGNHGRGITIDIRTWEEAEAGYEAARQVSRSIIVERYYVGRDHRVLVVNGKVVAVAERVPAHVIGNGRSTISELIEETNLDPNRGEGHDNVLTKIELDRTSYQLLERQGYTLNSVPPKGTLCYLRATANLSTGGSAVDRTDEIHPENLWLAQRVVKIIGLDIAGLDIVTSDISRPLREVDGVIVEVNAAPGFRMHVAPSVGIPRNVAGAVMDMLFTNEQSSQIPILSITGTNGKTTTTRLLAHIYKQTGKVVGYTTTDGTYIGDYLVEAGDNTGPQSAHVILQDPTVEVAVLETARGGILRSGLGFEAANVGLVLNVAADHLGIGDIDTIEQLANLKSVVAEAVFPDGYVVLNADDRRVAAMSEKTKANIAYFTMIPDSELVRKHIQKGGVAAVYENGYLSIVKGDWTHRIERAENIPLTMGGRAPFMIANALAASLAAFVQNVTIEQIRAGLKTFRASVSQTPGRMNLFNLGNYHALVDYAHNAASYEAVGSFVRNWTTGQRIGVIGGPGDRRDEDFVTLGKLAAQIFDYIIIKEDDDTRGRSRGSAARLIIQGITEVKPDSRYESILDETQAINKGLDMAPDNSLVVILPESVTRAIKLIKLRGLAKEETHQQNPGTTVIDSQNGIIPSSVVNTLL